In one window of Onychomys torridus chromosome 7, mOncTor1.1, whole genome shotgun sequence DNA:
- the C2cd2l gene encoding phospholipid transfer protein C2CD2L isoform X2, which produces MDPGWGQQDVGWAALLVLFAASLLTVLGWLLQYARGLWLSRTGGGQNSRPTSAAEPGGSLRELGVWRSLLRLRATRTGASEEAGVRGLLVSLFAFKSFRENWQRAWVRALNEQACRDGSSIQIAFEEVPQLPPRASISHVTCVDQSERTMVLHCQLSAEEVCFPVSVTQQSPAAVSMETYHVTLTLPPTQLEVSLEEIPDEGLLVSWAFTDRPDLSLTVLPKLQSRERDEEQAELSTVEELIKDAIVSTQPAMMVNLRAYSAPGGLVPSEKPPMMSQAQPSIPRPTRLFLRQLRASHLGSELEGTEELCCAAELDNPMQQKWTKPMKAGPEVEWAEDLALDLGPQSRELTLKVLRSSRCGDTELLGQATLPVGSPSKPLLRRQVCPLTPGPGKSLSPAATMTAELHYEQGSPRNLGTPTSSTPRPSITPTKKVELDRTIMPDGTIVTTVTTLQSRPRVDGKLDSPSRSPSKVEVTEKATTVLSESSGPSNASPSSSRESHLSNGLDPVAETAIRQLTEPSGRAAKKTPTKRSTLIISGVSKVPIAQDELALSLGYAASLEASMRDDAGPSGGPSSPPSDPSATSPGPLDALSSPTSVQEADETTRSDISERPSVDDVESETGSTGALETRSLKDHKVSFLRSGTKLIFRRRPRQKEAGLSQSHDDLSNTSATPSVRKKAGSFSRRLIKRFSFKSKPKANGNPNPQL; this is translated from the exons ATGGATCCGGGCTGGGGGCAGCAGGACGTGGGCTGGGCGGCCCTGCTGGTCCTCTTCGCCGCCTCGCTGCTCACGGTATTGGGCTGGCTGCTGCAATATGCCCGGGGTTTGTGGCTGTCGCGGACTGGTGGGGGCCAGAACTCCCGACCCACCTCAGCCGCGGAGCCTGGGGGTTCACTCCGCGAGCTGGGTGTGTGGCGTTCGCTGCTGCGTCTGCGGGCGACCCGGACCGGCGCCTCTGAGGAAGCTGGCGTCCGGGGCCTCCTGGTTTCGCTCTTTGCCTTCAAGTCTTTCCGGGAGAACTGGCAACGAGCTTGGGTGCGAGCCCTGAATGAGCAGGCCTGCAGGGACGGG AGCTCCATCCAAATCGCCTTTGAGGAGGTACCCCAACTCCCACCCAGAGCCAGCATTAGTCATGTGACCTGCGTAGACCAATCAGAGCGTACCATG GTGCTGCACTGCCAGCTCTCTGCTGAGGAGGTGTGCTTCCCAGTCTCTGTGACCCAGCAGTCCCCCGCTGCCGTCTCCATGGAGACCTACCACGTCACTCTGACACTGCCACCAACACAG TTGGAAGTCAGCCTGGAGGAAATCCCTGATGAGGGGCTGCTGGTGTCCTGGGCCTTCACTGACCGCCCAGATCTCAGCCTAACGGTGCTTCCTAAGCTGCAGAGCAGGGAG AGAGATGAGGAACAAGCAGAACTTTCAACAGTTGAGGAACTGATCAAGGATGCTATAGTCAGCACTCAGCCTGCCATGATGGTCAACCTCAGGGCCTATTCTGCCCCAGGAGGCCTG GTACCCAGTGAGAAGCCACCCATGATGTCTCAGGCCCAGCCATCCATCCCCAGACCTACACGATTATTCTTAAGGCAGCTTCGAGCATCTCACCTGGGAAGTGAGCTGGAAG GTACTGAGGAACTGTGCTGTGCTGCTGAGCTTGACAACCCCATGCAACAGAAGTGGACCAAACCCATGAAGGCTGGTCCTGAGGTGGAATGGGCAGAGGATCTGGCACT ggATCTGGGTCCCCAGAGCCGGGAGCTGACCCTCAAAGTGCTCAGGAGCAGCCGTTGTGGAGACA CTGAACTCCTTGGCCAAGCCACCCTGCCCGTGGGCTCACCCTCGAAACCCCTGTTACGAAGACAGGTGTGCCCATTAACTCCAGGGCCAGGGAAATCCCTGAGCCCAGCAGCCACCATGACGGCAGAG CTGCACTATGAGCAGGGCTCCCCTCGGAACCTGGGCAcacccacctcctccacccctcGCCCCAGCATCACACCTACCAAGAAGGTTGAGCTGGACCGGACCATCATGCCCGATGGCACCATCGTCACCACTGTTACGACTCTCCAGTCCCGGCCCCGTGTAGATGGCAAATTAG aCTCCCCCTCCCGCTCCCCGTCCAAGGTGGAGGTGACTGAGAAGGCGACAACCGTGCTGAGCGAGAGCAGCGGCCCCAGCAACGCCTCCCCCAGCAGCAGCC GGGAGAGCCACCTTTCTAATGGATTGGACCCAGTAGCAGAGACAGCAATTCGCCAGCTGACTGAGCCCAGTGGGCGGGCAGCCAAGAAGACACCCACCAAGCGCAGCACGCTCATCATCTCTGGTGTTTCCAAG GTGCCCATCGCTCAGGACGAGTTGGCACTGTCCTTGGGTTATGCGGCTTCTCTGGAAGCCTCAATGCGAGACGATGCAGGACCCAGTGGTGGTCCTTCATCACCTCCCTCAGACCCGTCAGCCACATCCCCAGGACCCCTCGATGCCCTCTCCAGTCCCACAAGTGTCCAGGAAGCAGATGAGACGACACGTTCAGACATTTCTGAGAGGCCATCCGTGGATGATGTTGAGTCAGAAACAGGGTCTACTGGTGCCCTGGAGACCCGAAGCCTCAAGGATCACAAAG
- the C2cd2l gene encoding phospholipid transfer protein C2CD2L isoform X1 gives MDPGWGQQDVGWAALLVLFAASLLTVLGWLLQYARGLWLSRTGGGQNSRPTSAAEPGGSLRELGVWRSLLRLRATRTGASEEAGVRGLLVSLFAFKSFRENWQRAWVRALNEQACRDGSSIQIAFEEVPQLPPRASISHVTCVDQSERTMVLHCQLSAEEVCFPVSVTQQSPAAVSMETYHVTLTLPPTQLEVSLEEIPDEGLLVSWAFTDRPDLSLTVLPKLQSRERDEEQAELSTVEELIKDAIVSTQPAMMVNLRAYSAPGGLVPSEKPPMMSQAQPSIPRPTRLFLRQLRASHLGSELEGTEELCCAAELDNPMQQKWTKPMKAGPEVEWAEDLALDLGPQSRELTLKVLRSSRCGDTELLGQATLPVGSPSKPLLRRQVCPLTPGPGKSLSPAATMTAELHYEQGSPRNLGTPTSSTPRPSITPTKKVELDRTIMPDGTIVTTVTTLQSRPRVDGKLDSPSRSPSKVEVTEKATTVLSESSGPSNASPSSSPGESHLSNGLDPVAETAIRQLTEPSGRAAKKTPTKRSTLIISGVSKVPIAQDELALSLGYAASLEASMRDDAGPSGGPSSPPSDPSATSPGPLDALSSPTSVQEADETTRSDISERPSVDDVESETGSTGALETRSLKDHKVSFLRSGTKLIFRRRPRQKEAGLSQSHDDLSNTSATPSVRKKAGSFSRRLIKRFSFKSKPKANGNPNPQL, from the exons ATGGATCCGGGCTGGGGGCAGCAGGACGTGGGCTGGGCGGCCCTGCTGGTCCTCTTCGCCGCCTCGCTGCTCACGGTATTGGGCTGGCTGCTGCAATATGCCCGGGGTTTGTGGCTGTCGCGGACTGGTGGGGGCCAGAACTCCCGACCCACCTCAGCCGCGGAGCCTGGGGGTTCACTCCGCGAGCTGGGTGTGTGGCGTTCGCTGCTGCGTCTGCGGGCGACCCGGACCGGCGCCTCTGAGGAAGCTGGCGTCCGGGGCCTCCTGGTTTCGCTCTTTGCCTTCAAGTCTTTCCGGGAGAACTGGCAACGAGCTTGGGTGCGAGCCCTGAATGAGCAGGCCTGCAGGGACGGG AGCTCCATCCAAATCGCCTTTGAGGAGGTACCCCAACTCCCACCCAGAGCCAGCATTAGTCATGTGACCTGCGTAGACCAATCAGAGCGTACCATG GTGCTGCACTGCCAGCTCTCTGCTGAGGAGGTGTGCTTCCCAGTCTCTGTGACCCAGCAGTCCCCCGCTGCCGTCTCCATGGAGACCTACCACGTCACTCTGACACTGCCACCAACACAG TTGGAAGTCAGCCTGGAGGAAATCCCTGATGAGGGGCTGCTGGTGTCCTGGGCCTTCACTGACCGCCCAGATCTCAGCCTAACGGTGCTTCCTAAGCTGCAGAGCAGGGAG AGAGATGAGGAACAAGCAGAACTTTCAACAGTTGAGGAACTGATCAAGGATGCTATAGTCAGCACTCAGCCTGCCATGATGGTCAACCTCAGGGCCTATTCTGCCCCAGGAGGCCTG GTACCCAGTGAGAAGCCACCCATGATGTCTCAGGCCCAGCCATCCATCCCCAGACCTACACGATTATTCTTAAGGCAGCTTCGAGCATCTCACCTGGGAAGTGAGCTGGAAG GTACTGAGGAACTGTGCTGTGCTGCTGAGCTTGACAACCCCATGCAACAGAAGTGGACCAAACCCATGAAGGCTGGTCCTGAGGTGGAATGGGCAGAGGATCTGGCACT ggATCTGGGTCCCCAGAGCCGGGAGCTGACCCTCAAAGTGCTCAGGAGCAGCCGTTGTGGAGACA CTGAACTCCTTGGCCAAGCCACCCTGCCCGTGGGCTCACCCTCGAAACCCCTGTTACGAAGACAGGTGTGCCCATTAACTCCAGGGCCAGGGAAATCCCTGAGCCCAGCAGCCACCATGACGGCAGAG CTGCACTATGAGCAGGGCTCCCCTCGGAACCTGGGCAcacccacctcctccacccctcGCCCCAGCATCACACCTACCAAGAAGGTTGAGCTGGACCGGACCATCATGCCCGATGGCACCATCGTCACCACTGTTACGACTCTCCAGTCCCGGCCCCGTGTAGATGGCAAATTAG aCTCCCCCTCCCGCTCCCCGTCCAAGGTGGAGGTGACTGAGAAGGCGACAACCGTGCTGAGCGAGAGCAGCGGCCCCAGCAACGCCTCCCCCAGCAGCAGCC CAGGGGAGAGCCACCTTTCTAATGGATTGGACCCAGTAGCAGAGACAGCAATTCGCCAGCTGACTGAGCCCAGTGGGCGGGCAGCCAAGAAGACACCCACCAAGCGCAGCACGCTCATCATCTCTGGTGTTTCCAAG GTGCCCATCGCTCAGGACGAGTTGGCACTGTCCTTGGGTTATGCGGCTTCTCTGGAAGCCTCAATGCGAGACGATGCAGGACCCAGTGGTGGTCCTTCATCACCTCCCTCAGACCCGTCAGCCACATCCCCAGGACCCCTCGATGCCCTCTCCAGTCCCACAAGTGTCCAGGAAGCAGATGAGACGACACGTTCAGACATTTCTGAGAGGCCATCCGTGGATGATGTTGAGTCAGAAACAGGGTCTACTGGTGCCCTGGAGACCCGAAGCCTCAAGGATCACAAAG
- the Dpagt1 gene encoding UDP-N-acetylglucosamine--dolichyl-phosphate N-acetylglucosaminephosphotransferase isoform X2: protein MWAFPELPLPLLVNLIGSLLGFVATVTLIPAFRSHFIAARLCGQDLNKLGRQQIPESQGVISGAVFLIILFCFIPFPFLNCFVEQQCKAFPHHEFVALIGALLAICCMIFLGFADDVLNLRWRHKLLLPTAASLPLLMVYFTNFGNTTIVVPKPFRWVLGLHLDLGILYYVYMGLLAVFCTNAINILAGINGLEAGQSLVISASIIVFNLVELGGDYRDDHVFSLYFMIPFFFTTLGLLYHNWYPSQVFVGDTFCYFAGMTFAVVGILGHFSKTMLLFFMPQVFNFLYSLPQLFHIVPCPRHRIPRLNTKTGKLEMSYSKFKTKSLSFLGTFILKVTR, encoded by the exons ATGTGGGCCTTCCCGGAGTTGCCGCTGCCGCTGCTGGTGAATTTGATCGGCTCGTTGCTGGGGTTCGTGGCTACTGTCACCCTCATTCCTGCCTTTCGTAGCCACTTTATCGCCGCGCGCCTCTGTGGCCAGGATCTCAACAAGCTCGGCCGGCAGCAGAT CCCAGAGTCCCAGGGAGTGATCAGCGGTGCTGTTTTCCTTATCATCCTCTTCTGCTtcatccctttccccttcctgaaCTGCTTTGTGGAGCAACAGTGTAAGGCATTCCCCCACCATGAA TTTGTGGCCCTGATAGGTGCCCTGCTTGCCATCTGCTGCATGATCTTCCTGGGCTTCGCCGACGATGTTCTCAATCTGCGCTGGCGCCATAAGCTGCTGCTACCCACAGCTGCCTCGCTGCCTCTCCTCATGGTCTACTTCACTAACTTTGGCAACACAACCATCGTGGTGCCCAAGCCCTTCCGCTGGGTTCTTGGCCTGCATCTGGACTTGG GGATCCTGTACTATGTCTACATGGGACTGCTTGCAGTTTTCTGTACCAATGCCATCAACATCCTAGCAGGAATTAATGGCCTAGAGGCTGGTCAGTCACTAGTcatctctgcttccatcattgTCTTCAACCTAGTGGAGCTGGGAG GTGATTATCGGGATGATCATGTCTTTTCCCTTTACTTCatgataccatttttttttaccaCCTTGGGCTTGCTGTACCATAACTG GTACCCGTCACAGGTGTTTGTGGGAGACACCTTCTGTTATTTTGCTGGCATGACCTTTGCCGTGGTGGGAATCTTGGGACACTTCAGCAAGACCATGCTCCTCTTCTTTATGCCACAAGTATTCAATTTCCTCTACTCGCTGCCTCAGCTCTTTCACATCGTCCCCTGCCCGCGACACCGTATACCCAG ACTCAATACGAAGACAGGCAAACTGGAGATGAGCTattccaagttcaagaccaagaGCCTCTCTTTCTTGGGCACCTTTATTTTAAAGGTAACAAGGTAA
- the Dpagt1 gene encoding UDP-N-acetylglucosamine--dolichyl-phosphate N-acetylglucosaminephosphotransferase isoform X1, translating into MWAFPELPLPLLVNLIGSLLGFVATVTLIPAFRSHFIAARLCGQDLNKLGRQQIPESQGVISGAVFLIILFCFIPFPFLNCFVEQQCKAFPHHEFVALIGALLAICCMIFLGFADDVLNLRWRHKLLLPTAASLPLLMVYFTNFGNTTIVVPKPFRWVLGLHLDLGILYYVYMGLLAVFCTNAINILAGINGLEAGQSLVISASIIVFNLVELGGDYRDDHVFSLYFMIPFFFTTLGLLYHNWYPSQVFVGDTFCYFAGMTFAVVGILGHFSKTMLLFFMPQVFNFLYSLPQLFHIVPCPRHRIPRLNTKTGKLEMSYSKFKTKSLSFLGTFILKVAESLRLVTVHRGESEDGAFTECNNMTLINLLLKVFGPIHERNLTLLLLLLQILSSAVTFSIRYQLVRLFYDV; encoded by the exons ATGTGGGCCTTCCCGGAGTTGCCGCTGCCGCTGCTGGTGAATTTGATCGGCTCGTTGCTGGGGTTCGTGGCTACTGTCACCCTCATTCCTGCCTTTCGTAGCCACTTTATCGCCGCGCGCCTCTGTGGCCAGGATCTCAACAAGCTCGGCCGGCAGCAGAT CCCAGAGTCCCAGGGAGTGATCAGCGGTGCTGTTTTCCTTATCATCCTCTTCTGCTtcatccctttccccttcctgaaCTGCTTTGTGGAGCAACAGTGTAAGGCATTCCCCCACCATGAA TTTGTGGCCCTGATAGGTGCCCTGCTTGCCATCTGCTGCATGATCTTCCTGGGCTTCGCCGACGATGTTCTCAATCTGCGCTGGCGCCATAAGCTGCTGCTACCCACAGCTGCCTCGCTGCCTCTCCTCATGGTCTACTTCACTAACTTTGGCAACACAACCATCGTGGTGCCCAAGCCCTTCCGCTGGGTTCTTGGCCTGCATCTGGACTTGG GGATCCTGTACTATGTCTACATGGGACTGCTTGCAGTTTTCTGTACCAATGCCATCAACATCCTAGCAGGAATTAATGGCCTAGAGGCTGGTCAGTCACTAGTcatctctgcttccatcattgTCTTCAACCTAGTGGAGCTGGGAG GTGATTATCGGGATGATCATGTCTTTTCCCTTTACTTCatgataccatttttttttaccaCCTTGGGCTTGCTGTACCATAACTG GTACCCGTCACAGGTGTTTGTGGGAGACACCTTCTGTTATTTTGCTGGCATGACCTTTGCCGTGGTGGGAATCTTGGGACACTTCAGCAAGACCATGCTCCTCTTCTTTATGCCACAAGTATTCAATTTCCTCTACTCGCTGCCTCAGCTCTTTCACATCGTCCCCTGCCCGCGACACCGTATACCCAG ACTCAATACGAAGACAGGCAAACTGGAGATGAGCTattccaagttcaagaccaagaGCCTCTCTTTCTTGGGCACCTTTATTTTAAAG GTAGCAGAGAGCCTCCGGCTGGTGACGGTCCACCGCGGTGAGAGTGAGGACGGTGCCTTCACTGAGTGTAACAACATGACCCTCATCAACCTGCTGCTCAAAGTCTTTGGGCCCATACACGAGAGAAACCTCACACTGCTCCTGCTGCTATTGCAG ATCCTGAGCAGTGCCGTGACCTTCTCCATCCGTTACCAGCTTGTCCGACTCTTCTATGATGTCTGA
- the Dpagt1 gene encoding UDP-N-acetylglucosamine--dolichyl-phosphate N-acetylglucosaminephosphotransferase isoform X3 → MIFLGFADDVLNLRWRHKLLLPTAASLPLLMVYFTNFGNTTIVVPKPFRWVLGLHLDLGILYYVYMGLLAVFCTNAINILAGINGLEAGQSLVISASIIVFNLVELGGDYRDDHVFSLYFMIPFFFTTLGLLYHNWYPSQVFVGDTFCYFAGMTFAVVGILGHFSKTMLLFFMPQVFNFLYSLPQLFHIVPCPRHRIPRLNTKTGKLEMSYSKFKTKSLSFLGTFILKVAESLRLVTVHRGESEDGAFTECNNMTLINLLLKVFGPIHERNLTLLLLLLQILSSAVTFSIRYQLVRLFYDV, encoded by the exons ATGATCTTCCTGGGCTTCGCCGACGATGTTCTCAATCTGCGCTGGCGCCATAAGCTGCTGCTACCCACAGCTGCCTCGCTGCCTCTCCTCATGGTCTACTTCACTAACTTTGGCAACACAACCATCGTGGTGCCCAAGCCCTTCCGCTGGGTTCTTGGCCTGCATCTGGACTTGG GGATCCTGTACTATGTCTACATGGGACTGCTTGCAGTTTTCTGTACCAATGCCATCAACATCCTAGCAGGAATTAATGGCCTAGAGGCTGGTCAGTCACTAGTcatctctgcttccatcattgTCTTCAACCTAGTGGAGCTGGGAG GTGATTATCGGGATGATCATGTCTTTTCCCTTTACTTCatgataccatttttttttaccaCCTTGGGCTTGCTGTACCATAACTG GTACCCGTCACAGGTGTTTGTGGGAGACACCTTCTGTTATTTTGCTGGCATGACCTTTGCCGTGGTGGGAATCTTGGGACACTTCAGCAAGACCATGCTCCTCTTCTTTATGCCACAAGTATTCAATTTCCTCTACTCGCTGCCTCAGCTCTTTCACATCGTCCCCTGCCCGCGACACCGTATACCCAG ACTCAATACGAAGACAGGCAAACTGGAGATGAGCTattccaagttcaagaccaagaGCCTCTCTTTCTTGGGCACCTTTATTTTAAAG GTAGCAGAGAGCCTCCGGCTGGTGACGGTCCACCGCGGTGAGAGTGAGGACGGTGCCTTCACTGAGTGTAACAACATGACCCTCATCAACCTGCTGCTCAAAGTCTTTGGGCCCATACACGAGAGAAACCTCACACTGCTCCTGCTGCTATTGCAG ATCCTGAGCAGTGCCGTGACCTTCTCCATCCGTTACCAGCTTGTCCGACTCTTCTATGATGTCTGA
- the LOC118587797 gene encoding histone H2AX yields the protein MSGRGKTGGKARAKAKSRSSRAGLQFPVGRVHRLLRKGHYAERVGAGAPVYLAAVLEYLTAEILELAGNAARDNKKTRIIPRHLQLAIRNDEELNKLLGGVTIAQGGVLPNIQAVLLPKKTSATVGPKAPAGGKKATQASQEY from the coding sequence ATGTCGGGTCGCGGCAAGACCGGCGGCAAGGCCCGCGCCAAGGCCAAGTCGCGCTCATCGCGCGCCGGCCTGCAGTTCCCGGTGGGCCGCGTGCACCGGCTGCTGCGGAAAGGCCACTACGCCGAGCGCGTGGGCGCAGGCGCTCCCGTGTACCTGGCGGCCGTGCTCGAGTACCTGACGGCCGAGATCCTGGAGCTGGCGGGCAACGCGGCCCGGGACAACAAGAAGACGCGCATCATCCCGCGCCACCTGCAGCTGGCCATCCGCAACGACGAGGAGCTCAACAAGCTGCTGGGCGGCGTGACGATCGCGCAGGGCGGCGTCCTGCCCAACATCCAGGCCGTGCTGCTGCCCAAGAAGACCAGCGCCACCGTGGGGCCCAAGGCGCCGGCGGGCGGCAAGAAGGCCACCCAGGCCTCGCAGGAGTACTAA
- the Hmbs gene encoding porphobilinogen deaminase — protein MSGNGGAAATVEKNGSKMRVIRVGTRKSQLARIQTDTVVAMLKTLHPGMQFEIIAMSTTGDKILDTALSKIGEKSLFTKELEYALEKNEVDLVVHSLKDVPTILPPGFTIGAVCKRENPCDAVVFHPKFIGKTLETLPEKSAVGTSSLRRVAQLQRKFPHLEFKSIRGNLNTRLRKLDEQQEFSAIILAVAGLQRMGWQNRVGQILHPEECMYAVGQGALAVEVRAKDQGILELVSVLHDPETLLRCIAERAFLRHLEGGCSVPVAVHTVMSDGQLYLTGGVWSLDGSDSMQETMQTAIQVPFQHEDGPEDDPQLVGITARNIPRGAQLAAENLGISLASLLLNKGAKNILDVARQLNDAH, from the exons ATGTCCGGTAACGGCGGGGCGGCTGCAACCGTG GAAAAAAACGGCTCCAAGATGAGGGTGATCCGAGTGGGGACCCGGAAGAGCCAG CTGGCTCGCATACAGACGGACACTGTGGTGGCGATGTTGAAAACCTTGCACCCTGGCATGCAGTTTGAAATCA TTGCTATGTCTACTACAGGGGACAAGATTCTAGATACTGCACTCTCTAAG ATTGGAGAGAAAAGCCTGTTTACCAAGGAGCTAGAATACGCCCTGGAGAAGAATGA AGTGGACCTGGTTGTTCATTCCCTGAAGGATGTGCCTACTATACTACCTCCTGGCTTCACCATTGGAGCCGTCTGCAA ACGGGAAAACCCTTGTGATGCTGTTGTCTTTCACCCAAAATTTATTGGAAAGACCCTAGAAACCTTGCCAGAGAAGAG CGCAGTGGGAACCAGCTCCCTGAGGAGAGTGGCCcagctacagagaaagttcccaCACCTGGAATTCAAGAGTATC CGGGGAAACCTCAACACCCGGCTAAGGAAGCTAGATGAGCAGCAGGAGTTCAGTGCCATTATCCTGGCTGTAGCTGGCTTACAGCGCATGGGCTGGCAGAACCGGGTGGGGCAG ATCTTGCACCCAGAGGAGTGTATGTATGCTGTGGGTCAG GGAGCCCTAGCGGTGGAAGTCCGAGCCAAGGACCAGGGTATCTTGGAACTTGTGAGTGTGTTGCATGATCCCGAGACTCTGCTTCGCTGCATTGCTGAAAGGGCCTTTCTGAGGCACCTG GAAGGAGGCTGTAGTGTGCCTGTAGCTGTGCATACAGTGATGAGCGATGGGCAA CTGTACCTGACTGGAGGAGTCTGGAGTCTAGACGGCTCAGATAGCATGCAAGAGACCATGCAGACTGCCATCCAGGTCCCTTTCCAG CATGAAGATGGTCCAGAGGATGACCCGCAGCTGGTTGGAATCACTGCCCGGAACATTCCAAGAGGAGCCCAGCTAGCTGCTGAAAACCTGGGCATCAGCCTGGCCAGCTTGTTGCTGAACAAAGGAGCCAAGAACATTCTGGATGTTGCACGGCAGCTTAATGATGCGCACTAA